The Ziziphus jujuba cultivar Dongzao chromosome 1, ASM3175591v1 genome segment gtccgacctccgttttgctcaccgtcggtcccgttggattgctctcctcacgatctacaaatctgcaaaatttcacagcaaacggccaccgtcggaaattactgttccggcgacggttgccggtgacgtggcggcccgccggaaattactgttccggcgagtacccgaaaattccggccagctccagtctgcagtgttcgacctcctgaacccaaatccgacttccgtttccaccaattcgcgacggtttgggagaattgcggagccgaaacccgaaaagcttcccgataaaattcaaaccccgtcgggtacgatcatcggaaattaagaccggatctgtgattagcatcactcgagcttcgattcggtatatgattcgtaaattttagttatcgttgtgttttgaccccccgggtaccgggtattatttacccgaataaaatattaatttatttgactgtctgtgaattttgttctaggagcaccggtgagtcgtagaattgatcccgtagtggatcatgggttaattgcgtgctccaggtgagtgacccaccttcaaattaattttggggaatttaattgatgaatatattatgtgtgaattaaatatttggaatttaatttctatgtgccaaatatttattggattattgtagaattatttatgaatttattggatttaaaaaaatgcgaattctacaaatttatgccatgtgaaattaatttatggttttgaggattttgaaattggtgtggttttaatattaaattgggcacgatttgaatttcaaatatttcaaggaaaatatttggttatgttggtgatttcaatttttataaaatatgcccatggaatattttgagatttgattattatattcgagaattatttatgcttggaaaaaaaaatgtggatatttaaattgatggatttgggagttggtggatttggaaatcatgggatttatggcattgattataaagaaattgtggagaatttcccggttcaagcggatggattatgcccgctatgtttatgaaaaatgtgaaatttgttttatgatttaaatttatggattttatgatttttagatgcaccgtgcacgtactggtgttctgattatgcgatatggtatatgtgagatggttagtgtgcacacggttgtgattagcgcgcaggtgggtgtgattagcgcgcaggtgatgtgattagcgcgcaggtgggtgtgagtagcgcgcggttgatattatgagggtgtcctgtggatgccatcggagagggcggccacccccctttggctgggacaccaggttagcagcggcgctgtgggacgccacgcgaccgtatgccggtttctctctataacctcctgtctggcggtaccttgggacgctgggtactgttggcgccactggtatatagtgagtgcatcaaatgattttcaaaactgtgttttaaaaataaaatgttaatgaaaaatataattgttaccgcttctggtatttaattgatgtcttggttttcggggaatatgaataaagggttttgtgaaattgttttaaaaggggaacctttccaactgagagaattgtaagggttttgagagaaaatattatttccaaataattattatttatacttattactgtgatattatatggtatagtagtagggtcgctcactgagatgattagcatctcacactcttaaattccgttcctctaggtaccaggttgtcggtgttcactcggagcggacttgatcttcctcgctgttttagttcggcagtaccctgttattcttttattgcagttgtaatatttctttcactcttgttgtatttattttgcactggattactgtatttattttttttaagtactgcaatttgtggaaccaatttgtagtttgtgggaggaataaggggatattttagaagtgtgttttcagtgcaggtaaattgtggtaagtaaatcccttaggggaggctctgtcggattttccgttggagggttcggtagggtttccctgggatcagggctgtctagggttccggggaaggaattctggacgggtcctgacagaggtaccgttaaaaagtacacgtcacgagtccatagactagtagcacgttgaaaacgaagcttaatagtccccaaaatagttttgaaggtgggtcactcacctcgagcacgcaattaacccaagatcctccatgggatcaattccacgatgcacacgtactcctagaacaacaatattacataactcaaataaattaatattttattcggataaataatacctggtatcCAGGGgagtttaacacaaacggtgtTCAAAATTCACGAATAAAGTGTATATGGAAAGCTGAGGAGGCGAGGATTACATTACCGACCTTCATTGGACCCAATTTGATCGGTAGGGACCGGCAGAATGGACGGGAAGTTTCGGgcgaacttcaacttgtcgtaTCTCTTAAACgacaaggaattgagctgaatggacctcaaaatcgagctcAGGAGGTGCAAAATAGgtggaaaggagtatcaatttggccgggTGGTGGTCGGATCGCCGACGAAGCCAATCTTGCCGTCACCAGCAACGAAGCCCGATCCGACCGCATTCGGCGACAGTTGGCCACCATTTTCCGACTGCTGGCCGGAATCTTCCCCCTCTTCCTCCCCATCAAGTGCGTGTGGCTTCATATAGTTGAAAAAAAGGAGAAACGGGATGGagccgagagggagaaggaaggaagaaggaagaagaagaagagaaaaaaagaaagccatttttcgtgggtgtttccccacgtgaggaaaaagaaactattttggggactattaaaaatatatattttgtgttatttgacattatgaaaaataaatatgtttgatattaagaggaattgatatttaaaatttataatgtcaaattatgattgattaatatatgtattgtcaccgaactatattttgggattgtgaaaaaaataataatatatatggtactaattgaatttatgaaaaatgtgctatatatgtttaatatttaagaaatcgttatttgagcttatgatgatgatttatgtagACTTAGTGTatgtattgcatcaaaaattatattttgggtttttaaataaattatgttttaaattgttattaaatttatttttgaatttatgatgccaaaagtttattaatttaagcatatattgcatggaaatcatatatttggttttaaagaagttatagatttaaattatgatcgattattgttaaatttatattatgaaatttattgcgtataataaatgtacttatatagatttaagcaaatatgaaatttatgtgattttgatataaattgattttaagattttgagaaaaataattgtattaaagtatTGAGTTCAAAATCCGTATTTATacgtttaattatttatggatcaggttttcatggtgttgaaaattgttatatttaaatggatggatttgaaattgatgaattttaaagtgatggatttatgttgaggattaaagaaaaaatgtgggattgtgaatttgaaaaatggtattattctcacggtgagttttggaaaaatggttatttttaaaaataatatggttatttgttttagatgcatTAATACAGTACtgatgttctgtactgtgtatgtggatgagcgcgcaagttataatatctcccatgagttgccatcggaccgagggcaggcaaatttgatattggccattagctgcccccctccatggctgggatgacggtttaagcagcggtgttGTCGGGACGTCGAAGCggccatatgcaagtttctctctttaacctcccactAGATGGTGCTGGGGACGCTAGGTATCAtaaggcatcactggtatatagtgtggtgcgtcaagtactatttttcagatataaattttaaatcctaaagttttaaagcagcatttaaattaagtgtatttaatttgttttatcacatatttccaattagtattttctaaaatatatttattcatattttatgtcatttattttaaattaatatttttaaaatgcatcttgccataaaaatgttatatagattggttgaatatttcaaaatgaatattatagtatttttctaccacttattttatatgattgtttgtaattatttattttgatttattaaatcaaattttatgaattatatattgaattttacttttatgttatatttctttaatacaagtattctaaatttattttattatattttattcgtatttaaattatttaaatttttattaaattaattatttcttgatttttggggcataaaatattggattttgtaaaaatgttttaaaagggaaacttttccaacggagtgaatggtgaaggttttgagagaaaatattatttccaattaattattaattaattatttatttattcttaattaatcaagtgtactatattagattgggttactcactgagataattagcatctcatatttttaaatttcgttcccctaggcccaggttgggagacgttgatcgtccggggcgagctcgatgtctcagttcattgccgaaagtccaaaaagcatttcctcccttttttcctctccatcttatattgcttctttatttgtcattgtattaaagtcatatttatttgtataatgctttgtatacggattggacagatatttgtttaattgcttactgattccttgttatttttttggagtgctgtaaatttgtggaaataaattgtagtaagatgggaggaataaggcggtgtttattggagtgtattttatgtgcagagaattttgtggtaagtcctgtccttaggggagatgctaccggattttccgttggaagggtCGATGGTATTTCCCTAGAAtgaaggcttgtctagggttccgataaaagatcttggacgggtcctgacacgtttaccaaaaatatatatgttttattttaatagtgCTATAAAATGTGACCTCAtgatcatttatttaatttctaggTTTTAATCTCTTGATGCTTTTCAGTACTATAAGAACAATTGATATatgatttactttattttttcttcatatatatatatatatatattagaagaaAAGCTCAAGTAATGAAAGTTAAAAGAAGAAGGCAAAAGTAGAAAGACAGAGAGAATAAAAGTAtgaactagtttttttttttccttagttctaacaaatatatacatacatatattagaaGCTTCCGGATGAGATGAGTTAGTAAGTAGCTAGCTAAATACACCAAAGAAGTAACCAATTAGCCAAACTAATAGGCTAAGAGCATCCTGAAGGAaatctttttatctttattttgaaaaatcaatatgtaAAAATAGTTTCCAACCCATTctgtattttaactttttaaaatataaagtgGGTTTGGCTTTCCACAATCttcattattaataattatcaaattccaAGACCACTGTGCTAATGTATTTTAATGATTTGGTTGGATCAATgaagaaaaatggaggaaaataacaaaataattaagaggGAATTCtggtaaaaaatcaaaaaaggaGGGAAagaaacataacaataaatatttattgaaaaaataaaaataaaaaatgtgataTAAAGAGTATTGTTGGAGGAGATTTTAAAGTTTaactttttaaacataaaaatgctctttattatataaaagatgatttttatttttaaagaatccTTTGAAGATGCTCTTAAGAGACTCTTTATCCATTATAcgttctttattttaaagagttaATCTTTAAAAATAAGCTTCAACCTACTTTGTAATTTgagtttttaaaatacaaagtgGATTTGACTCTCTAAATTTGGAGAAccataaacattttttatatataatattatataatgtttatcaaatttcaaaaccactatattatattaatatattttaattactatttattcctagaaaacaaaaaacaaaaaaagaaagaaataaacatagtaataaatgtttattaaaaaaataaaaataaagaatatgatataaaaaatattgttggaGAAGATTTTAAAGTTATACTTTTTATTATAGGTAAAGAAACTctctattatataaaaaaatattctttatctttaaaaaaactcTTGAAAATACTCTAATAAGTAGTTTTGAATCAGTTCCTTGACAAactaatatatcaattataaaaaaaaaaaaatgggatggCAGTGCAAGAAATGGGTTGTCTCGTCCCTGGTTGAGAAATTTTCATCCTTGCCTATACAGAAAAAACTGCACGATAGGATGTGGAATTCCCACGGAGATGGGGAGGGAATTTAGAAAACCAGCCCATTGACATTGCTGGTAGCAAACTGCAATTTTAttgatagaaaaacaaaaaaactattaataCTGAAttttttgatagattttaaatTCACACCCAATTAAACATAAGATACTCTATggttaataattaaaaagaaaaagaaaaacaaattaggacTAAGATTCTCGTGCAACATATTATCtccaaattaataatttgaaaattaaaaatatagcatAGAATTTAAATAACTTGAACCACAATCATACATgtcaatcaattttttattttattttttgatcttaTTAATTTGTCTTTTGAGTTGGATATACATATAACGTTTCCAAGCAAAAAGGTTCCTTGTTTTCATAGATAATTGGAGTTCGTACAGAACCAACAGGGACGTATGCATGCTATGCTACAAACAATAAACAAAGAAGAGCTGGATCAAACAACCTACCATATCTGACAAGACATGTTTTAGCTGTCAAAACCCCAACGTTCGAATTTCGGGCAAAATTTCTGTCCCTCACTTTACCCCAAAGCTTGATCATTCGTATTATTAGTAAGAAGCTTAGAAGTTAAAAAAACCCTTCCTTCCACCGCCACATATCTCACCCAAAAAACTGTACCATGTAGGCCACCAAACCACAACTCCTACAATACAACTTGATGCATCTGATTCAATCGAATGACAAGTGTAAGGCTATAATTGAACAGATGGGGTTGGAGAACCACACTGGAATTAAACCCCATTAGCAAACACCAACTACAGGAGCAGAGGAAAAATAACGGTCATGtaggtgggaaaaaaaaaaaaacattggagAGAAACAAGGcattatttttttgcaatttccACGTCTCTGTCCCACTCTCTTTTCCCACTAAacccactcttttttttttttttttcccactcctttctttttttccccccttcccGCATTGTCTATAAATCCAAATACGCAACCCCTTCAGCAAAAACCCCCAGaacctctctccctctctctctttctctcattttcCTCTCTGCTCCTCTGCACTGCTTCTCTCTGAAACAGAGCATGGCCTCCATCACATTCTCTCTGCTTCTCTCACTCCTCTTCGCTTTTACAGGTATATACCATATATGTTTATAATGTTTCAAATATTCGTTTAGTTTTTTTGGCTTGTATGTTATATCcatattaatttctattttgttttggatttttttttagatgcGGGATCGATCGGTATAAACTATGGCAGAGTAGCCAACGATTTGCCAACACCATCAAAAGTGGTGGAGCTTCTTAAATCTCAGGGAATCGACCGTGTCAAGCTCTACGACACTGATTCCGACGTCCTCACCGCGCTTGCTAACTCCGGCATTGGCGTCGTCGTCGCTCTTCCCAACGAGCTTCTCTCATCCACCGCAAACGATCAGTCGTTTGCAGACAAATGGGTCCAGGCGAACATCTCTCAGTATtacccaaaaaccaaaatcgAAGCCATTGCAGTTGGGAACGAAGTGTTCGTCGACCCCAACAACACGACCAAATTCCTGGTCCCCGCAATGAAAAACATCCACACTTCTCTTTCCAAGTACAACCTCAACGACTCCATCAAAATCTCTTCCCCAATTGCTCTCAGCGCGCTCCAATCTTCGTACCCATCTTCATCAGGATCCTTCAAAACCGAACTGGTTGGGCCCGTGATCAAGCCCATGTTGGATTTCCTCCGCCAAACGTCGTCGTATCTGATGGTTAACGCTTACCCCTTTTTCGCTTACATCGACAACTCCGATACCATCCCATTGGCCTACGCTCTGTTCCAGACCAACGCCGGGACAGTAGATTCCGGCAACGGATTGCGTTACAACAGCCTCTTGGAGGCCCAAATCGACGCCGTTTTCGCCGCCATGAACGCTCTCGGATACAACGACGTCAAATTGGTCGTGACAGAGACCGGTTGGCCTTCTAAGGGCGACGAGAACGAGATTGGAGCAACACAAGCCAATGCGGCGTCGTATAACGGCAACTTGGTCCGCCGTGTTCTGACCGGAAGTGGGACCCCCTTGAGACCTCAGGACCCACTCAACGTCTTCTTGTTCGCATTGTTCAACGAGAACGAGAAATCGGGACCCACGTCTGAGAGGAATTACGGACTGTTCTACCCCAGCGAAGAGAAGGTTTACGATATTCCACTTACAAAGGCGGAAGTCAACGGCGGTGTTCAGTCAACGACGCCGGCGAACGGAACTAACAGCACCACTGAGATATCTCCGGCCGGCGAGGTGTCGAAGACGTCTGTGGGGCAGACTTGGTGTGTGGCGAATGGTAATGTAGGGGAAGAGAAGTTGCAGACAGCACTGGACTATGCTTGTGGTGAGGGAGGTGCTGATTGCCGTCCGATTCAAGAAGGTTCCACGTGTTACGATCCTAATTCATTGGTGGCCCACGCTTCCTATGCTTTTAATAGCTATTATCAAAAGAAGGCTCGTTTGATTGGATCGTGTGATTTTGGCGGTGCAGCTTACGTGGTCACGCAACCTCCCAGTACGTATTGTATAACTTCTCCATTCGTttttattaattctttattGCTATTAATTGCCGTTCTTTGCCTATTAATTTGGGATCAAGGACTAAACAATATTAACTACGCAATGAATATaaccaaaaacatatatataaatatatatatatatatataatttcttatgAAAATGAATCCTCTACGAGTCTTTAGGAAACGTAGGATTGTGATTGTGATTATCCAACTAgttatagatatatgtatattacaATATTTGCTTTAAAATGCAGAGTGTTTGTCATTTAgtgataattatttattaagtttTGGAGTTATGTTTACAAAagctaaatattaaattatcgaATCTTTTTCAAGTCATGTATATTAGCCGTATCGAATGAAGTAGCCCTTTGAATTTCTTTAGCAAAACAAAGGAAACGTAGTTATTTTATGAGCATTATtacttaggaaaaaaaaaaaaaaaaaaaaagggagttaGAATGATGAAAGTTGGAGTTATTTATGAAGGTTATTGATTATTATAGTATGTCATATGGACCTTAATCATTTGatgattgttaattaattaagaatgaGTATAACCACTATAAACATAGATAGTCATGAATTTGCGAATAGATGGAAAAgggtaaatgaaatattaatagtcatgaaaatgaaatccaataatatatatatatatataggtcctTTTCTCCAACATGTtacaataaaaaagttaaaattaatgattgaaaatgaatttttagcAATATCTTAATGTtaacattatataataataataataataataaaatctattGAAGTTAGGATGATATACACaattgaaaaattttcaattgcaACTTGCAGCTGGGGGTTTTCAAAAGCATGATGATTTTAGGTAcacaaaaatccaaataaaaagccTGTAAAAGTGACCTCACTTTCTAATTTCTATATTATACGCTTGAACTTTGGTGCGTTTTGTAATGTGGGGCGGTTGTGGGGCTCATCAACACGATTGCCATTAAACAGACGTTTCTTTTCAAATCTCCTTGTATCAATATTCCTGTTTCTTTCTTGTCACTAAAAACagaattttttgtatatttttgctGCAGAGTTTGGGCAGTGCGAGTTTCCTACAGGTTATTGAAtggacaaacaaaaaaaaaaaaaaaaaacaaaagatgggTTCGAGGTGTTCGTTGAAGTtcagatataattttttttggattatatCTAAATTTTTTGTCCACAGctagcattaaaaaaattactaccttattttattgtatttaattaatgTGTTATATATAATAGTACGATTAGGTGTGGTGGTTATCCTTgactaattaatttgtttgttattaTATGTCCCTCTTTCATATTGTTTTCTGAATGTATAGGTCAGGTCTTTGTTTCCCTTCTAATTTCTTTGGTTTATAGAGAGATTTGGAATTTGGGGTTCAACGATGTGGACAAATACGTCTCGATTGCTTTTTCTACTTGTTGCCTTCTCTTTTTATCTAACCAGTCCATTTTAATGGTTTGAAAACTCACACAAATAATTAATCATCCTTTCATGCAAAGAAAAGTTCATTTTCATACGCCGAAGAAACATAAGCATTGGCATTAAACAAATTGGAGCCAACAgtcataaaaatttcaatggtaCAATAAATCAACTATATaattatctacttaattattttaataaattgtcTTGAGGGCCGATTGAATCGAAAAAACCAAAGGGTGGTTCTTTTTTAAACAACCCAATGTCTACTTACACTGCATTTGcatataaaattacttaaaaacccttttatctttttactttttccttttgaaattttaaacttttttttttttgggttgtgttttcgccctctctctctctgtgtgcaAAA includes the following:
- the LOC107432584 gene encoding glucan endo-1,3-beta-glucosidase 12 precursor (The RefSeq protein has 6 substitutions, 2 frameshifts compared to this genomic sequence) translates to MASITFSLLLSLLFAFTDAGSIGINYGRVANDLPTPSKVVELLKSQGIDRVKLYDTDSDVLTALANSGIGVVVALPNELLSSTANDQSFADKWVQANISQYYPKTKIEAIAVGNEVFVDPNNTTKFLVPAMKNIHTSLSKYNLNDSIKISSPIALSALQSSYPSSSGSFKTELVGPVIKPMLDLLRQTSSYLMVNAYPFFAYIDNSDTIPLAYALFQTNAGTVDSGNGLRCNSLLEAQIDAVYAAMNALGYNDVKLVVTETGWPSKGDENEIGATQANAASYNGNLVRRVLTGSGTPKHLRTPLNVFLFALFNENEKSGPTSERNYGLFYPSEEKVYDIPLTKAEVNGGVQSTTPANGTNSTTEISPAGEVSKTSVGQTWCVANGNVGEEKLQTALDYACGEGGADCRPIQEGSTCYDPNSLVAHASYAFNSYYQKKARLIGSCDFGGAAYVATQPPKFGQCEFPTGY